A region of Vigna radiata var. radiata cultivar VC1973A chromosome 10, Vradiata_ver6, whole genome shotgun sequence DNA encodes the following proteins:
- the LOC106776084 gene encoding phospho-2-dehydro-3-deoxyheptonate aldolase 2, chloroplastic, whose product MALASSSASLITIKVKVKPCIFGSPRRSVVVRNCAKPTVSPIATSWKVDSWRTKKALQLPEYPDANELDQVLETLSSFPPIVFAGEARNLEEKLGQAAMGNAFLLQGGDCAESFKEFNANNIRDTFRVLLQMGVVLMFGGQMPVIKVGRMAGQFAKPRSDPFEEKNGVKLPSYRGDNVNGDAFDVASRIPDPQRMVRAYCQSVATLNLLRAFATGGYAAMQRVNQWNLDFMAHSEQGDRYRELAHRVDEALGFMNVAGLTSEHPIISTTDFWTSHECLLLPYEQALTREDSTTGLHYDCSAHMLWVGERTRQLDGAHVEFLRGVANPLGIKVSDKMVPDELVKLIDILNPKNKPGRITVIVRMGAENMRVKLPHLIRAVRRAGQIVTWVSDPMHGNTIKAPSGLKTRSFDAIRAELRAFFDVHDQEGSYPGGVHLEMTGQNVTECVGGSRTITYDDLSSRYHTHCDPRLNASQSLELAFNIAERLRKRRLNSAQSLGL is encoded by the exons atggCTCTGGCCTCATCTTCAGCATCCCTTATCACGATCAAGGTCAAGGTCAAGCCTTGCATTTTCGGGTCTCCGAGGAGATCCGTCGTTGTTCGGAATTGCGCCAAGCCGACGGTGTCGCCGATAGCGACGAGCTGGAAAGTTGATAGTTGGAGGACGAAGAAGGCGCTTCAGCTTCCGGAGTACCCTGATGCGAATGAATTGGATCAAGTTCTCGaaaccctttcttcttttccccctatTGTGTTCGCCGGTGAGGCCAGGAATCTGGAGGAGAAACTGGGTCAGGCTGCGATGGGAAACGCTTTTCTCCTTCAGGGCGGGGATTGCGCTGAGAGCTTCAAAGAATTCAATGCCAACAACATCCGTGACACTTTCCGTGTCCTCCTTCAAATGGGTGTCGTCCTCATGTTCGGTGGTCAAATGCCTGTTATCAAG GTGGGGAGAATGGCCGGTCAATTTGCAAAGCCAAGATCAGATCCATTTGAGGAGAAGAATGGAGTGAAGCTTCCTAGTTACAGAGGTGACAATGTGAATGGTGACGCATTCGATGTGGCATCCAGAATCCCCGATCCACAGAGGATGGTTAGAGCTTACTGCCAATCCGTGGCTACTCTGAACCTCTTGAGGGCGTTTGCCACAGGTGGTTATGCTGCCATGCAAAGGGTTAACCAATGGAATCTTGATTTCATGGCGCATAGTGAACAGGGGGACAG GTACCGTGAATTGGCTCATAGGGTAGATGAGGCCCTTGGGTTCATGAATGTTGCCGGGCTCACATCCGAGCACCCAATCATAAGTACAACAGACTTTTGGACCTCCCATGAGTGTTTGCTTCTCCCTTATGAACAAGCACTTACTAGGGAGGACTCCACTACAGGGCTTCATTATGATTGCTCAGCTCACATGCTGTGGGTTGGGGAACGTACCCGCCAACTTGATGGTGCTCATGTTGAGTTCTTGAGAGGAGTTGCTAATCCACTTGGCATAAAG GTGAGTGATAAGATGGTGCCAGACGAACTTGTCAAGCTGATAGACATTCTCAACCCTAAAAACAAGCCTGGCAGAATTACAGTAATTGTTAGGATGGGAGCTGAGAATATGCGAGTGAAGCTTCCTCATCTCATCAGAGCAGTTCGCAGAGCAGGACAAATTGTCACTTGGGTTAGCGACCCCATGCATGGGAACACCATTAAAGCCCCATCTGGTTTAAAAACCCGCTCTTTTGATGCAATAAGA GCTGAGTTGAGGGCATTCTTTGATGTGCATGACCAAGAAGGAAGCTACCCAGGAGGAGTTCATTTAGAGATGACTGGACAGAACGTGACAGAATGCGTTGGAGGCTCGAGGACTATTACTTATGATGATTTGAGCTCTCGCTACCACACTCACTGTGATCCAAGGCTTAATGCTTCTCAGTCTCTCGAGCTTGCATTCAATATTGCAGAAAGGCTGCGTAAAAGAAGGCTCAATTCAGCACAATCACTTGGACT
- the LOC106776078 gene encoding polyadenylate-binding protein 2 isoform X1 produces the protein MESDDDVDMHAADANEELDDMKKRLKEMEDEAAALREMQAKVEKEMGSVQDPATASASQANREEIDSRSVFVGNVDYSCTPEEVQQHFQSCGTVNRVTIRTDKFGQPKGYAYVEFLEVEAVQEALSLNESELHGRQLKVTAKRTNIPGMKQFRSRQANPYAGGFRGRSPYAPPFIYSPYGYGKVPRFRMAMRYSPYY, from the exons ATGGAAAGCGATGACGATGTTGACATGCACGCAGCCGACGCCAACGAA GAATTGGATGACATGAAGAAGCGCTTGAAAGAGATGGAGGATGAAGCTGCTGCTTTGCGAGAGATGCAGGCCAAGGTCGAGAAGGAAATGGGATCTGTTCAAG ATCCTGCAACTGCTTCTGCGAGTCAGGCCAATAGAGAGGAAATAGATTCTCGATCAGTCTTTGTAGGCAAT GTGGACTATTCATGCACTCCTGAAGAAGTGCAACAGCATTTTCAGTCTTGTGGAACAGTAAACAGAGTCACTATTCGAACTGATAAGTTTGGCCAACCCAAGGGTTATGCTTATGTTGAGTTCCTTGAGGTGGAAGCTGTTCAAGAGGCCCTTTCGTTGAATGAATCTGAACTTCATGGGCGCCAATTAAAG GTGACAGCTAAAAGGACCAATATACCAGGGATGAAACAGTTTCGTTCCCGCCAGGCGAATCCTTACGCTGGGGGCTTTCGAGGCAGATCCCCATATGCACCTCCCTTTATCTATTCTCCATATGGATATGG AAAGGTCCCAAGGTTCAGAATGGCAATGCGCTACAGCCCCTACTATTAA
- the LOC106776078 gene encoding polyadenylate-binding protein 2 isoform X3, giving the protein MKLLLCERCRPRSRRKWDLFKVDYSCTPEEVQQHFQSCGTVNRVTIRTDKFGQPKGYAYVEFLEVEAVQEALSLNESELHGRQLKVTAKRTNIPGMKQFRSRQANPYAGGFRGRSPYAPPFIYSPYGYGKVPRFRMAMRYSPYY; this is encoded by the exons ATGAAGCTGCTGCTTTGCGAGAGATGCAGGCCAAGGTCGAGAAGGAAATGGGATCTGTTCAAG GTGGACTATTCATGCACTCCTGAAGAAGTGCAACAGCATTTTCAGTCTTGTGGAACAGTAAACAGAGTCACTATTCGAACTGATAAGTTTGGCCAACCCAAGGGTTATGCTTATGTTGAGTTCCTTGAGGTGGAAGCTGTTCAAGAGGCCCTTTCGTTGAATGAATCTGAACTTCATGGGCGCCAATTAAAG GTGACAGCTAAAAGGACCAATATACCAGGGATGAAACAGTTTCGTTCCCGCCAGGCGAATCCTTACGCTGGGGGCTTTCGAGGCAGATCCCCATATGCACCTCCCTTTATCTATTCTCCATATGGATATGG AAAGGTCCCAAGGTTCAGAATGGCAATGCGCTACAGCCCCTACTATTAA
- the LOC106775135 gene encoding tRNA (cytosine(38)-C(5))-methyltransferase produces MAKASSEAHGCRRVLEFYSGIGGMRYSLMKAQVNAEVVEAFEINDTANDVYQHNFGHRPFQGNIQCLTAADLDKYGADAWLLSPPCQPYTRQGLQKDTGDARAFSFLQILELLPFLLKPPSMLFVENVVGFETSDTHAKLVDILEKTDFITQEFILTPLQFGIPYSRPRYFCLAKRKTSSFVNECLNRQLIQSPGPLFEYFDTVTDDEDDSSKEDRHKLLQLCQPIEKFLELKKADSDIPVEPATIMSSFSNDVPGTSGITNGHEYESLDQYYVHPSLIERWGSAMDVVYPDSKRCCCFTKSYYRYVKGTGSLLATVQPMKRDKSSLKEQCLRYFTPREVANLHSFPEKFEFPEHVSLKQRYALLGNSLSIAVVAPLLKYLFTEP; encoded by the exons ATGGCGAAGGCGTCGTCCGAGGCACACGGTTGCCGGAGAGTGTTGGAGTTTTACAGTGGAATCGGCGGCATG AGGTACTCTCTGATGAAGGCCCAGGTGAATGCCGAAGTGGTGGAAGCATTTGAAATTAACGACACAGCAAACGACGTTTACCAACATAATTTTGGTCATCGTCCTTTTCAG GGAAACATTCAATGCCTGACTGCTGCTGATCTGGACAAGTATGGTGCCGATGCATGGCTTCTTTCTCCTCCTTGCCAACCTTATACACGACAAG GCCTTCAGAAGGACACTGGAGATGCCCgagcattttcttttcttcagatTCTTGAGCTCTTGCCATTTCTATTGAAGCCTCCAAGTATGTTATTTGTAGAAAATGTTGTTGGATTTGAG ACTTCTGATACACATGCAAAACTGGTCGACATATTGGAAAAGACAGATTTTATCACACAGGAGTTCATTCTGACCCCTTTACAGTTTGGAATCCCATATTCCAGGCCTCGTTATTTTTGTCTG GCTAAGAGGAAAACTTCATCTTTTGTAAATGAATGTTTAAATCGCCAGCTGATTCAGTCTCCGGGGCCATTATTTGAGTACTTTGATACAGTGactgatgatgaagatgattcGTCAAAAGAGGACAGACATAAATTGTTGCAGTTATGTCAACCTATTgagaaatttcttgaattgaagAAAGCTGACAGCGATATACCTGTTGAACCAGCTACTATAATGTCTAGTTTTTCTAATGATGTTCCTGGGACTTCGGGAATAACTAATGGTCATGAATATGAATCTTTGGACCAATATTATGTTCACCCAAGCTTGATAGAACGGTGGGGAAGTGCTATGG ATGTTGTCTATCCTGATTCAAAGCGCTGCTGCTGTTTCACAAAAAGTTATTACAGATACGTGAAGGGAACTGGATCCCTTTTGGCAACTGTCCAG CCGATGAAGAGGGACAAAAGTTCACTGAAGGAGCAATGTCTCAGATATTTTACCCCGAGAGAG GTTGCCAACCTACACTCTTTTCCTGAAAAATTTGAGTTTCCAGAGCACGTTAGTCTCAAGCAAAG gtATGCCTTGTTAGGGAACAGTTTAAGCATAGCAGTTGTTGCTCCCTTACTTAAGTATCTTTTCACCGAACCTTAA
- the LOC106776078 gene encoding polyadenylate-binding protein 2 isoform X2 — protein sequence MESDDDVDMHAADANEELDDMKKRLKEMEDEAAALREMQAKVEKEMGSVQGHASTYKFSGFVLQQLKVDYSCTPEEVQQHFQSCGTVNRVTIRTDKFGQPKGYAYVEFLEVEAVQEALSLNESELHGRQLKVTAKRTNIPGMKQFRSRQANPYAGGFRGRSPYAPPFIYSPYGYGKVPRFRMAMRYSPYY from the exons ATGGAAAGCGATGACGATGTTGACATGCACGCAGCCGACGCCAACGAA GAATTGGATGACATGAAGAAGCGCTTGAAAGAGATGGAGGATGAAGCTGCTGCTTTGCGAGAGATGCAGGCCAAGGTCGAGAAGGAAATGGGATCTGTTCAAG GTCACGCTTCCACCTACAAGTTTTCTGGTTTTGTATTGCAGCAGTTGAAA GTGGACTATTCATGCACTCCTGAAGAAGTGCAACAGCATTTTCAGTCTTGTGGAACAGTAAACAGAGTCACTATTCGAACTGATAAGTTTGGCCAACCCAAGGGTTATGCTTATGTTGAGTTCCTTGAGGTGGAAGCTGTTCAAGAGGCCCTTTCGTTGAATGAATCTGAACTTCATGGGCGCCAATTAAAG GTGACAGCTAAAAGGACCAATATACCAGGGATGAAACAGTTTCGTTCCCGCCAGGCGAATCCTTACGCTGGGGGCTTTCGAGGCAGATCCCCATATGCACCTCCCTTTATCTATTCTCCATATGGATATGG AAAGGTCCCAAGGTTCAGAATGGCAATGCGCTACAGCCCCTACTATTAA